A genome region from Paludibacterium sp. B53371 includes the following:
- a CDS encoding glycosyltransferase: MTQNILFIIDGLPGGGAERVVLTLAGEMARRGQDVTIASLRDRCDYPIPQGVQLLVIQDTYRGPLKRQTEIRRRAAQLDQALRRHYAGRQVDLAVSNLPKTDRIVVACPFLKNAWLCLHCAIEAGQLQDKRGLKRWLKHRQLIRTYSGRKLITVCQALQQDVLKCGIQPAKMTAIYNPFDLEDIRRQAAEDPLQMAAPFLLHVGRMNSQKRHDRLLEAFSLSGYEGRLVLLGQGAGIEQDALQQQARQLGIEDQVVFAGFSTNPYRYMRAAQALVLSSDYEGFGNVLVEALICGTPVVSTRCPYGPDEIMTGDLARGLSELTAESLAAAIRRVVSAPPSIDQEELQRFTLTRTVDAYLALVGQ; this comes from the coding sequence ATGACTCAAAACATTTTGTTCATCATCGACGGACTACCGGGCGGGGGCGCGGAGCGCGTGGTCCTGACACTGGCCGGCGAGATGGCACGTCGCGGACAGGATGTCACCATCGCGTCCTTGCGTGATCGTTGCGACTACCCCATTCCCCAGGGCGTTCAACTGCTGGTCATCCAAGATACTTACCGCGGTCCCCTAAAGCGTCAAACCGAGATCCGCCGTCGGGCGGCGCAGCTGGATCAGGCGCTGCGCCGGCATTACGCCGGACGCCAGGTAGACCTGGCCGTGTCCAACCTGCCGAAAACCGACCGCATCGTCGTCGCCTGCCCCTTCCTGAAGAACGCATGGCTTTGCCTGCACTGCGCCATCGAGGCCGGCCAACTTCAAGATAAGCGTGGCCTGAAACGCTGGCTCAAGCATCGCCAACTGATTCGCACCTACTCGGGACGAAAATTGATCACGGTTTGCCAGGCTCTGCAGCAGGACGTACTGAAATGCGGGATTCAGCCGGCCAAGATGACGGCCATCTACAATCCGTTTGATCTGGAGGACATCCGCAGACAGGCGGCAGAGGATCCGCTGCAGATGGCAGCCCCCTTCCTGCTGCACGTCGGGCGCATGAACAGTCAAAAGCGCCATGATCGCTTGCTGGAGGCTTTCAGCCTGAGTGGCTACGAAGGCAGGTTGGTACTACTTGGCCAGGGCGCGGGCATTGAACAGGACGCCTTGCAACAACAGGCTCGCCAGTTGGGCATCGAGGACCAGGTCGTGTTTGCCGGCTTCAGCACGAACCCCTACCGTTACATGCGGGCGGCCCAGGCGCTGGTGCTCAGCTCGGACTATGAAGGATTCGGCAACGTGCTGGTGGAGGCGCTGATCTGCGGCACGCCGGTGGTCAGTACACGCTGCCCCTACGGGCCGGATGAAATCATGACGGGCGACCTGGCCCGGGGACTGAGCGAACTGACGGCCGAATCCCTGGCCGCCGCCATCCGGCGCGTGGTCAGCGCCCCGCCGTCCATCGACCAAGAGGAGCTGCAGCGCTTTACGCTGACCCGTACCGTCGATGCCTATCTCGCACTGGTGGGGCAATAG
- the asnB gene encoding asparagine synthase (glutamine-hydrolyzing), whose amino-acid sequence MLAELARRGPDDASRLLLDQAFHPLPADQAAHHAMLHARLAIIDPRPIANQPMASADRQVWICYNGEVYDWDADRQALEADGAVFHTHSDTEFILNAYLAWGLDGLLQRLRGMFAFAILDLRQGKVHLARDRMGEKPLVYSHGEGLFAFGSLVRAVLPVLPKDRRQFSAQAIDAYLAHRYIPSPATIFSHVQRLENGYCLSYDLKSGELNKRRYWQPTAESGDWLSVLDEAVAMRTVADRPLGVLLSGGVDSTVIASRLASQSLTGFSTFTAAFPGSGMDESGDAADTAQRLGLENVSVAMPQDLAADFARIVADLDQPFADPSSFPTWYLAREVTRHVKVVLVGDGGDELLAGYKRVNKHLRTRWRRHLRLPLPVCPQLSAKGSGKLATEMAMDWREAYSLRFSGLTPGQRRFLQGGRPLPRLSYWREAEATGVAADEADNALQTLLAIDFANYLPDYILNKSDLCTMAHGLEGRPPLLDHRLYQTLLSVPAQTRYTRPAKLIFRRAMHPAVPPDFFQRKKRGFNPPLHGWLQGSLAPRFEGLGRRLSALTGGQLDAGAVDAFAQAYRQGDRALAEQVLQLLILDESLAQLQRLVADEQGE is encoded by the coding sequence ATGTTGGCCGAGCTTGCCCGCCGGGGACCGGATGACGCCAGCCGCTTGCTGCTGGATCAGGCTTTTCATCCCTTGCCGGCGGATCAGGCGGCGCATCATGCCATGCTGCATGCCCGTCTGGCGATCATTGATCCGCGCCCCATTGCCAACCAGCCCATGGCCAGCGCCGATCGCCAAGTGTGGATCTGCTATAACGGCGAAGTTTATGACTGGGACGCTGATCGGCAGGCACTGGAAGCTGATGGTGCGGTCTTCCATACCCACTCCGATACCGAATTCATCCTGAATGCCTATCTGGCCTGGGGGCTGGATGGCCTGCTGCAGCGTCTGCGCGGCATGTTTGCCTTTGCCATTCTCGACCTGCGTCAGGGCAAGGTGCATCTGGCACGTGACCGTATGGGAGAGAAACCGCTGGTCTACAGCCATGGAGAGGGACTGTTTGCCTTTGGCTCACTGGTCCGTGCGGTGTTGCCCGTTCTGCCGAAAGACAGGCGCCAGTTTTCTGCACAGGCCATCGATGCCTATCTGGCTCATCGCTACATTCCCTCTCCCGCCACGATTTTCAGCCATGTCCAGCGCCTGGAGAACGGGTATTGCCTGAGCTATGACCTGAAGTCCGGCGAATTGAACAAGCGTCGCTACTGGCAGCCGACGGCAGAGTCCGGTGACTGGCTGTCGGTGCTGGATGAGGCGGTGGCCATGCGAACGGTGGCCGACCGTCCTCTGGGGGTGCTGCTGTCCGGCGGGGTCGATTCTACCGTCATTGCCAGTCGTCTGGCCTCCCAGTCGTTGACCGGCTTCAGCACCTTCACAGCGGCCTTTCCCGGCTCCGGGATGGATGAGTCGGGGGACGCGGCTGACACGGCACAGCGCCTCGGGCTGGAAAATGTGTCGGTGGCCATGCCGCAGGACCTGGCAGCGGATTTTGCGCGGATTGTGGCAGATCTCGATCAGCCCTTCGCCGATCCCTCCAGTTTCCCGACCTGGTATCTGGCACGTGAGGTCACACGGCACGTGAAGGTGGTGCTGGTCGGGGATGGGGGGGATGAGCTGCTGGCTGGCTACAAGCGGGTCAACAAGCATCTGCGCACGCGCTGGCGGCGCCATCTGCGACTGCCATTGCCGGTCTGCCCGCAACTGTCGGCCAAAGGGAGTGGCAAGCTGGCGACAGAAATGGCCATGGACTGGCGAGAAGCCTATTCCCTGCGCTTTTCAGGCCTGACACCGGGGCAGCGACGATTTCTGCAGGGGGGCAGGCCACTGCCTCGCCTGAGTTACTGGCGCGAGGCCGAAGCGACCGGGGTGGCGGCCGATGAGGCCGACAATGCCCTGCAAACGTTGCTGGCCATCGATTTTGCCAACTATCTGCCGGACTATATCCTTAACAAGTCCGATCTGTGCACCATGGCGCATGGCCTGGAGGGCCGACCGCCACTGCTGGATCATCGTCTGTATCAGACTTTACTGTCCGTGCCGGCGCAAACGCGCTATACCCGTCCGGCCAAGCTGATTTTCCGGCGCGCCATGCATCCTGCCGTGCCGCCGGATTTCTTCCAGCGCAAAAAACGAGGCTTCAATCCACCATTGCATGGCTGGCTGCAAGGCAGTCTGGCGCCCCGCTTCGAAGGCCTGGGGCGGCGGCTGTCCGCATTAACCGGCGGGCAACTGGATGCTGGCGCTGTCGATGCGTTTGCTCAGGCCTACCGCCAGGGAGATCGGGCTCTGGCCGAGCAGGTCTTGCAGTTGCTGATCCTGGACGAGAGCCTGGCCCAGCTGCAGCGGCTGGTGGCTGACGAACAGGGTGAATGA
- a CDS encoding glycosyltransferase, whose amino-acid sequence MTRLRIAHLIDLDRIGGVESMYASLIQAPVPEGWQVEHHTIADSLNLAPRFRPIVERCSRTLVSPKVWHGIKLPRRPAGLRARNRLAQIRAIRPDVVLAWNQFTDFHLSPDLGCPLIYYEHGMSWYEHAPAQLQGFLPYVDGAIAVSRAGQRMLQLKHGVSFPVHLCPNPLRADLHVTDAPVRCLPQDRPLRLGVAARLVPLKAVGLVVLALKLLRQQGVDAELSIAGEGPERGAIERLIAREGLADHVRLLGLCDDMAGFYRSIDLFVMSSMHETMPLVCIESMAYGVPVIACMVDGLPEVVRDGQTGRCLTPTLDVSGYQALTGASVAFARRVYDPQQDLLVETRMLAPEAIAEAVTALASEPAGYQAMSAACLVEAALPRYDQAQYLQQFYGLLADFATKR is encoded by the coding sequence ATGACCCGCTTGCGCATCGCGCATCTCATTGATCTGGACCGCATCGGCGGGGTGGAGTCGATGTATGCCAGCCTGATTCAGGCCCCGGTGCCTGAGGGATGGCAGGTGGAACACCATACCATTGCCGACAGCCTGAACCTTGCCCCCCGCTTTCGCCCGATTGTCGAGCGCTGCAGCAGGACGCTGGTGTCGCCCAAAGTCTGGCATGGCATCAAGTTGCCCCGTCGTCCGGCGGGTCTGCGGGCTCGCAACCGGCTGGCACAGATCCGAGCTATCCGGCCGGATGTTGTTCTGGCATGGAATCAGTTTACTGACTTTCATTTGTCGCCCGATCTGGGATGCCCGCTGATTTACTACGAGCATGGCATGAGCTGGTATGAGCATGCGCCGGCTCAGTTGCAGGGATTTCTGCCCTATGTAGATGGCGCCATTGCGGTATCGCGGGCAGGGCAGCGCATGTTGCAGCTCAAACATGGCGTCTCTTTTCCGGTGCATCTCTGCCCGAACCCTTTGCGCGCCGATCTTCATGTGACGGATGCCCCGGTTCGCTGTTTGCCGCAGGACCGGCCGTTGCGTCTTGGTGTGGCCGCTCGTCTCGTTCCGCTCAAGGCGGTGGGGCTGGTGGTGCTGGCGTTGAAGTTGCTGCGACAACAGGGCGTGGACGCCGAGCTCAGCATTGCCGGGGAGGGCCCTGAGCGTGGTGCGATCGAGCGTCTGATTGCCCGTGAGGGCCTGGCTGATCATGTTCGCCTGTTGGGCCTATGTGATGACATGGCCGGGTTTTATCGTTCGATTGATCTCTTTGTGATGAGCTCGATGCATGAAACCATGCCTCTGGTTTGCATCGAGTCCATGGCGTATGGCGTGCCCGTGATAGCCTGCATGGTCGATGGTCTGCCCGAGGTGGTCCGGGATGGGCAAACCGGTCGTTGCCTGACGCCAACCCTTGATGTATCGGGCTATCAGGCTCTCACCGGCGCCAGTGTTGCCTTCGCCCGTCGCGTGTATGACCCGCAGCAGGATCTGCTGGTGGAGACCCGGATGTTGGCGCCTGAGGCGATTGCCGAGGCGGTAACCGCCCTGGCGTCAGAGCCGGCAGGCTACCAGGCCATGAGCGCGGCCTGCCTGGTTGAAGCGGCCTTGCCCCGTTATGACCAGGCCCAATATCTGCAACAGTTTTATGGCCTGCTGGCGGATTTTGCCACGAAACGCTGA
- a CDS encoding glycosyltransferase family 4 protein has protein sequence MRIAHIESSMDWGGQELRIVEQAVWLNAHGHPCWIVARPGSAILTQARQRGLPLLEMEIRGSMNPATLRTLRHFVREQQIDLIDCHGNRDSTYGAYLKWFGGLPVVRSRHVTDPIGASGLKKLVWRYGNHGIVVTAGRIREMLQQDGLADPARVYVAVAGVDEQRFHPGLDGAALRAQLGIAPAARVVANVGMIRPDKGQLFFVQACRQIIDCRDDVVAIQLGEATGQTRGYKQQVLAEAGAALESGRIRFLGYQADIEHWLALADIVVVASIGTEAQTRLVAQAFLMKKNVVATTVGGLPEMIRHEQTGLLCAPGDAAALQQAVSRLLEDPALAERLRENAYQHALSHMSFDHMMQGMLGCYRQALARAGRQEST, from the coding sequence ATGCGCATTGCGCATATTGAATCGTCGATGGATTGGGGCGGCCAGGAGCTGCGGATTGTCGAACAGGCCGTCTGGCTGAATGCGCACGGACATCCCTGCTGGATTGTCGCGCGCCCGGGATCGGCAATCCTGACACAGGCCCGGCAGCGGGGTTTGCCGCTGCTGGAGATGGAAATTCGTGGCTCGATGAATCCTGCCACCTTGCGCACATTGCGCCACTTTGTGCGAGAGCAGCAGATTGATTTGATCGATTGCCACGGCAACCGGGACAGTACGTATGGTGCCTATCTGAAGTGGTTTGGCGGCCTGCCGGTGGTGCGTTCCCGGCATGTGACCGACCCGATTGGCGCCAGTGGACTGAAAAAACTGGTCTGGCGTTACGGCAATCACGGGATCGTGGTGACGGCTGGCCGCATTCGCGAAATGTTGCAGCAGGATGGTCTCGCCGATCCTGCCCGCGTTTATGTCGCGGTGGCCGGTGTCGATGAGCAACGTTTCCACCCTGGTCTGGACGGTGCAGCACTGCGTGCTCAGCTCGGGATTGCGCCGGCGGCGCGAGTCGTGGCCAATGTTGGCATGATTCGTCCGGACAAGGGACAGCTATTTTTCGTGCAGGCCTGCCGTCAGATCATTGACTGTCGTGATGATGTGGTTGCCATCCAGCTTGGCGAGGCGACTGGCCAGACCAGGGGTTACAAGCAGCAGGTACTGGCCGAGGCCGGTGCGGCGCTGGAGAGTGGTCGCATCCGTTTCCTGGGTTATCAGGCGGACATCGAGCACTGGCTGGCACTGGCGGATATCGTGGTGGTGGCGTCCATCGGTACGGAGGCACAGACCCGTCTGGTGGCGCAGGCCTTCCTGATGAAGAAGAACGTGGTTGCCACCACGGTGGGCGGGCTGCCGGAGATGATTCGCCATGAGCAGACCGGGCTGTTGTGTGCCCCGGGTGATGCCGCGGCCTTGCAGCAGGCGGTCAGTCGCCTGCTCGAGGATCCGGCGCTGGCGGAGCGCTTGCGCGAGAATGCCTATCAGCATGCGCTGTCCCACATGTCATTCGATCACATGATGCAGGGCATGCTGGGCTGTTACCGCCAGGCACTGGCCCGTGCGGGTCGTCAGGAGTCGACATGA
- a CDS encoding glycosyltransferase family A protein, translating into MTAAGLNAVLVESGAAVRQLLKQIKPDLIQTFSEQDHRQVARYALFHPTTLLATHLRAEEAIAAGRINHFIYNRLTDLNLFLDPAANSHSGSSGYLGLQNPVILQQDSLGGDIWQMLGHVYGSLLHPERLDVHHNIKRDFSDIKLAYITHFYCNQQDITSVTRLLERYAAYPPEVRAQVQFVIVDDGSPIKYQIPELPLNLTWIRIDQDIRWNQAGARNLGVVYARADTILMTDLDHELPLASMQQLLTRGSCGKRLYKMRRRDAEGKTYKGHSNFFVMSRGRFFECHGYDEEFAGHYGAEDFRFVKYQKARGSFQTYLPSRIYCIERTDIDRQRSYHSLVRDLSFNSAADSRKRRELAHVGHGYGHSRMFLNFTWTILSDQRFEHPVERPRSRWWKYRSLLRQVSPRF; encoded by the coding sequence GCTCAAACAAATCAAACCCGACCTGATCCAGACATTCAGCGAGCAGGACCATCGTCAGGTTGCTCGCTATGCTTTGTTTCATCCGACCACCTTGCTGGCCACTCATCTGCGGGCGGAGGAGGCGATCGCTGCCGGGCGGATCAATCATTTCATTTATAACCGCCTGACGGACCTGAATCTGTTTCTTGATCCGGCGGCCAATAGCCACTCCGGTTCGAGTGGCTATTTGGGTTTGCAAAACCCGGTCATCCTGCAGCAGGACTCGCTCGGTGGCGATATCTGGCAGATGCTTGGCCATGTCTATGGTTCGCTGCTGCATCCCGAACGTCTGGATGTGCATCACAATATCAAGCGTGATTTTTCCGATATCAAGCTGGCCTACATCACGCATTTTTATTGCAATCAGCAGGACATTACCTCGGTCACGCGTTTGCTGGAGCGTTATGCGGCGTATCCGCCAGAGGTGCGCGCCCAGGTGCAGTTTGTCATTGTTGATGATGGTTCGCCGATCAAGTATCAGATTCCCGAGTTGCCGCTCAACCTGACCTGGATTCGCATTGATCAGGACATTCGCTGGAATCAGGCCGGGGCCCGGAATCTGGGGGTGGTGTATGCACGTGCCGATACCATACTGATGACGGACCTGGATCATGAGTTGCCGCTGGCATCGATGCAGCAGCTGCTGACGCGCGGCTCGTGCGGCAAGCGACTCTACAAGATGCGCCGCCGGGACGCCGAGGGCAAAACCTACAAGGGGCATTCCAATTTCTTTGTCATGTCACGTGGCCGGTTTTTTGAATGTCATGGCTATGATGAAGAGTTTGCCGGTCACTATGGTGCCGAGGACTTCCGTTTTGTGAAGTACCAAAAGGCGCGCGGCAGCTTCCAGACCTATTTGCCAAGCAGGATCTACTGTATCGAGCGCACGGATATCGATCGTCAGCGTTCCTATCACAGCCTGGTTCGTGATCTGTCGTTCAATTCGGCTGCTGACAGCCGCAAGCGCCGTGAATTGGCCCATGTCGGTCATGGCTACGGGCACAGCCGGATGTTTCTGAATTTCACCTGGACCATCCTGTCCGATCAGCGCTTTGAACATCCGGTCGAGCGGCCGCGAAGCCGGTGGTGGAAATATCGGTCTTTGCTCCGGCAGGTTTCTCCCCGTTTCTGA